One genomic region from Henningerozyma blattae CBS 6284 chromosome 2, complete genome encodes:
- the IWR1 gene encoding Iwr1p (similar to Saccharomyces cerevisiae IWR1 (YDL115C); ancestral locus Anc_2.322), translated as MTDISTPAFIRVKRRRNEDSVNTLLVDDENSETDIENERKIKRGRFVFKLTKTVESDAYQSSRENSSTPLLKLSDAQNKQFILEQQKKRRRESDAEEELATLKKNTENSTVQSDSHCKDLPLEISNMVNDYLKLNKQKEEDINGTIEKRKRSKKHFKGSAAKVASLPSLDYVYDIYKLEPVNETTDISSLKGSVGSVRIVKVDTDLIHDEIDNSEAELRSDDEDSNEENYYRNDYPEDEDDDRSILLGSEGEELAATETDKCAKQYELENMYLKEKSKDDNSHKDLNVAYTNSTNEYSKLFRRLEGSDDILETLKNHNHNIVDLDARDADYAEYNEDDYYEEDQWLQDEDTNMENSQDETGREDDETFERHQFFQTDKEDPMAVHRDKIFGRLQKMIDKRS; from the coding sequence ATGACAGATATATCAACTCCTGCATTTATAAGAGTCAAGAGAAGGAGGAATGAAGATTCGGTAAATACTTTACTGGTAGACGATGAAAATAGTGAAACTGATATTGAGAATGAAAGAAAGATAAAAAGAGGGAGGTTTGTGTTCAAATTAACAAAAACAGTAGAATCTGATGCTTATCAATCTTCTAGAGAGAACTCTTCTACTCCATTGTTAAAATTATCAGATGCacaaaataaacaatttatCTTGGAGCAGCAGAAAAAGAGACGTCGTGAATCAGATGCAGAGGAAGAGCTTGCAaccttaaaaaaaaatactgaAAACTCAACAGTACAGTCAGATTCTCATTGTAAAGACCTTCCATTAGAAATTAGTAATATGGTCaatgattatttgaaactgaataaacaaaaagaagAGGATATTAATGGCactattgaaaaaagaaagcgTAGCaaaaaacattttaaaGGATCTGCAGCCAAAGTTGCGTCATTACCAAGTTTAGATTATGTTTATGACATTTATAAATTGGAACCTGTCAATGAAACTACTGATATTTCAAGCTTAAAAGGATCTGTTGGCAGTGTCCGAATTGTTAAGGTAGATACAGATTTAATAcatgatgaaattgataattcagAAGCAGAATTAAGGTCTGATGACGAAGATTCAAACGAAGAAAACTACTATAGAAATGATTACcctgaagatgaagatgatgatagATCTATTTTATTGGGCTCTGAAGGTGAAGAACTTGCTGCCACTGAAACGGATAAATGTGCTAAGCAATATGAACTAGAAAATAtgtatttgaaagaaaaatccAAGGATGATAATTCTCACAAGGACCTTAACGTAGCTTATACTAATAGTACCAATGAATATTCTAAACTTTTCAGAAGATTAGAGGGAAGTGATGATATCTTGGAAACTTTAAAGAACCATAATCATAACATCGTTGATTTAGATGCTAGGGATGCTGATTATGCGGAATACAACGAAGATGACTATTATGAAGAAGATCAATGGCTTCAGGATGAGGACACAAATATGGAAAATTCACAAGATGAAACTGGGAgagaagatgatgaaacaTTTGAACGccatcaattttttcaaacagATAAGGAAGATCCTATGGCAGTTCATCGTGATAAGATATTTGGCAGATTGCAGAAGATGATAGACAAACGATCttag
- the TMA17 gene encoding Tma17p (similar to Saccharomyces cerevisiae TMA17 (YDL110C); ancestral locus Anc_2.328): MSTAGGIRKPVRIEDFQLAIKEMASSELVNIRHEIENSIRHLKGSNTRLEQYIKKLQGQEIIDESMGDERLEELDENDIKLFEESIRENQMVLANYDDRITAIDQEFDRRNAKDVPAPSTENVAKAADTASDNVQQIPNTIYL; this comes from the coding sequence ATGAGTACAGCTGGAGGTATTAGAAAACCTGTCCGTATTGAGGACTTTCAATTGGCCATCAAGGAGATGGCTTCTTCTGAGCTAGTCAACATACGTCATGAGATTGAAAACAGCATTAGGCATTTGAAAGGGTCTAACACCAGGTTGGAGcaatatataaagaaaCTGCAAGGTCAAGAGATAATAGATGAATCGATGGGGGATGAACGTTTGGAAGAATTGGATGAAAATGACATAAAACTGTTTGAAGAATCCATTCGGGAAAACCAGATGGTTCTGGCAAATTATGATGATAGGATCACGGCTATAGATCAAGAATTTGATCGTCGTAATGCAAAGGACGTCCCTGCTCCATCGACGGAGAATGTTGCAAAAGCCGCCGATACTGCATCCGATAATGTTCAACAAATACCAAACACAATATATCTTTAg
- the NUR1 gene encoding Nur1p (similar to Saccharomyces cerevisiae YDL089W; ancestral locus Anc_2.368) — protein MTVRSSIWNRLDAGEEFKQENNKDFINKRFRYNYYKGSNSGSSDTCTDSNDDCTKGEPTSRWNILKRLHTRYHDIQISINESFELIDWEDIANRFANPIGYSLLCLFFVVKFIQENFIRPSYNKIYRYRSSQIFNLNDSETFNYYKDQFDTDVFSMIDTSSAYYGRPNDEDSMFIKLIKWINNFCNSLVVLLIFINIVISYQFLNGYYRRYSLFYTTKRPTNTLSIVKKNKKDLEIIYNEDVLNLSFFRILKYYFFNKENDLKTKNSYQPTKKTILNDETYYELSKWLPNTFIRKLFVSYSPTSVLLLLNSNDISFLTIFWLVANQILIYYLIEIKYENRIIDEQMLYREMMNEYSMKTKQPTARLSQNVKLDTSSYPGGGYVEFIDSNNAIGNNNNIFKRHDLNGRAHYESFDKRTDQFEELRYMPDYSGTSSSDNTVIPSLPHNIIRVPPMDMYYHSFYSRRNSPYKWNSRR, from the coding sequence ATGACTGTAAGATCATCTATTTGGAATAGACTAGATGCAGGAGAAGAATTTAAGcaggaaaataataaagatttcaTAAATAAACGATTTAGATACAACTACTACAAAGGAAGCAATTCTGGGTCGTCTGATACATGCACAGATAGCAATGATGATTGCACTAAGGGCGAACCAACTTCTCGTTGGAATATCCTTAAAAGATTACATACAAGGTATCATGATATACAGATCTCCATTAATGAAAGCTTTGAACTTATTGATTGGGAAGACATTGCCAATAGATTTGCTAATCCTATCGGGTATTCATTATTGTGCCTATTCTTCGTCGTCAAATTTATTCAAGAAAATTTCATACGACCTagttataataaaatttatagaTATAGATCTTCACAAATCTTTAACCTGAATGATTCAGAaacttttaattattataaagatCAATTTGACACTGATGTTTTTTCAATGATCGATACGTCTTCGGCATATTACGGTAGGCCTAATGACGAAGATTCaatgtttattaaattgattaaatggattaataatttttgtaattcatTAGTAGtcttattaatatttatcaacATTGTCATTTCTTACCAATTCTTAAATGGATATTATAGAAGATACTCTTTATTTTATACAACCAAGAGACCGACGAATACTTTAAGCATCGtcaaaaagaataaaaaagatctagaaattatatataatgaagatgttttaaatctttcattCTTCAGGATACTaaaatactatttttttaataaagaaaatgatcTGAAAACAAAGAATAGTTATCAACCGACTAAAAAGactattttaaatgatgaaacGTATTACGAATTAAGTAAATGGTTACCAAATACTTTTATTAGGAAATTGTTTGTTAGTTATTCACCTACGagtgtattattattattaaattctaatgatatttCGTTCCTTACAATATTTTGGTTAGTTGCAAATCAAATACTAATTTACTACctaattgaaattaaatacgAAAATCGAATTATTGATGAGCAAATGCTATATAGGGAAATGATGAATGAATATAGTATGAAGACTAAACAACCAACTGCCAGACTTTCACAAAATGTAAAGTTGGATACTTCTTCTTATCCTGGAGGGGGCTACGTTGAATTCAttgattctaataatgctattggaaataataataatatatttaaaagacaTGATCTAAATGGTAGAGCACATTATGAATCGTTCGATAAAAGAACTGATCAATTTGAAGAACTTCGTTATATGCCTGATTATTCTGGCACATCAAGTAGTGATAATACAGTTATTCCATCTTTACCACATAATATTATTCGAGTACCACCAATGGATATGTATTATCATTCTTTCTATTCTAGAAGAAATTCTCCTTATAAATGGAATAGTAGACGCTAa
- the RPL9A gene encoding 60S ribosomal protein uL6 (similar to Saccharomyces cerevisiae RPL9A (YGL147C); ancestral locus Anc_2.321) yields the protein MKYIQTEQSISIPEGVTVAIKARVIKVTGPRGTLVKNLKHIDVTFTKVDKSLIKVTVHNGDRKHVAALRTVKSLVDNLITGVTKGYKYKMRYVYAHFPINVNVVEKEGQKFIEIRNFLGDKKVRLVPIRKGVTIEFSTNVKDEMVLSGNSVEDVSQNAADVQQICRVRNKDIRKFLDGIYVSAKGNIVEDL from the coding sequence ATGAAGTACATCCAAACTGAACAAAGCATCAGCATCCCAGAAGGTGTTACCGTTGCCATCAAAGCCAGAGTTATCAAGGTTACTGGTCCAAGAGGTACTTTAGTTAAGAACTTGAAGCATATTGATGTTACCTTCACCAAGGTTGATAAAAGTTTAATCAAGGTCACTGTCCACAACGGTGACAGAAAGCATGTTGCTGCTTTGAGAACTGTTAAATCTTTAGTTGACAACTTGATCACTGGTGTCACTAAGGGTTACAAGTACAAGATGAGATACGTTTATGCGCATTTCCCAATCAACGTTAATGTCGTTGAAAAGGAAGGTCaaaaattcattgaaaTCAGAAACTTCTTGGGTGACAAGAAGGTCAGATTAGTTCCAATCAGAAAGGGTGTTACCATTGAATTCTCTACCAATGTTAAGGACGAAATGGTCTTGTCTGGTAACTCTGTTGAAGATGTCTCTCAAAACGCTGCTGATGTTCAACAAATCTGTCGTGTCAGAAACAAGGATATCAGAAAGTTTTTGGATGGTATCTACGTTTCCGCTAAGGGTAACATTGTTGAAGACTTATAA
- the TBLA0B09540 gene encoding short-chain dehydrogenase/reductase (similar to Saccharomyces cerevisiae YDL114W; ancestral locus Anc_2.323), with protein MQIKKNDTVLVTGGSNGLGLEIVKRLLLENLIIIIVDITAPPPNLLNSAEDGKLYYYKIDVSQESEIKKLKKIVETYHNSINIIINNAGIVYIERLANTPDEQLQKIIDINLIAPILLVKYFLPDILNQRRGCVVNIASILGLITPTGVTAYGASKGGLISFHNSIGKQIEMRIGKNFFPFQRDNKVETLLVLPGKINTTMFENVTTPSMIFAPDVDPRRLANKIVSTIITSNNFKIISMPYYTRLIPIFKKNLNWRYSWLLKKLSRMDRATAV; from the coding sequence atgcaaattaaaaaaaatgatacaGTACTTGTTACAGGAGGTTCGAATGGATTAGGGCTTGAAATCGTGAagagattattattagaaaatttaattatcaTCATTGTTGATATAACTGCCCCTCCGCCAAACCTTTTAAATTCAGCAGAAGATGGAAAATTATACTATTACAAAATTGATGTTTCTCAAGAGtcagaaataaaaaaattgaaaaaaattgttgaaaCTTATCacaattcaattaatataataatcaataatGCAGGAATTGTTTATATTGAAAGGTTAGCTAATACACCAGATgaacaattacaaaaaataattgatataaatttaattgcgCCAATATTATTGGTAAAATACTTTCTGCCAGATATTCTAAATCAAAGAAGAGGTTGTGTTGTTAATATTGCTTCAATACTTGGGTTAATTACACCGACAGGAGTAACTGCGTATGGTGCTTCCAAAGGTGGACTAATTTCTTTCCATAATTCCATTGGTAAACAGATTGAAATGAGGATtggtaaaaatttttttccattccAACGAGATAATAAAGTGGAAACCTTATTGGTTTTACCaggaaaaattaatactaCAATGTTTGAAAATGTGACAACACCTTCAATGATATTTGCGCCAGATGTAGATCCAAGAAGATTGGctaataaaattgtatCAACTATAATCACCAGtaacaatttcaaaataattagCATGCCATATTATACAAGACTCATACcaatttttaagaaaaatttaaattggaGATACAGCTGgttattaaagaaattaagcAGAATGGATCGAGCTACAGCAGTTTAA
- the RRP42 gene encoding exosome non-catalytic core subunit RRP42 (similar to Saccharomyces cerevisiae RRP42 (YDL111C); ancestral locus Anc_2.326), with translation MSLSVTEKSYLYNSLSSSPSVRPDGRLDYQFRAIEITTDFLTSSNGSSRIIASDGSECIVSIKSKVIDHTVLQPDDSLVEVTLDISGQRDDSPMVESISSLLREVYSKTIDKKSLTLTTKYSFKLYIDVLVISTYSNPISLISMAIFSALNSTYLPKLVSSFDDIEVEELPTFHDYDMIKFDVNPPLIFLVIIVGNNVFIDPALNESEIANNSLIITWNDNKISPPIRSLALNDTYCEGFKPQLLQRSMELVEKCANGITAMLQDDK, from the coding sequence ATGTCTCTATCAGTAACAGaaaaatcatatttatacaattctttatcttcCAGCCCTTCGGTTAGACCAGATGGCAGATTAGATTACCAATTTAGAGCTATAGAAATTACCACTGATTTCTTAACAAGTTCCAACGGTTCTTCAAGAATTATTGCAAGTGATGGTAGCGAATGTATTGTCAGCATTAAATCAAAAGTCATTGATCATACCGTTCTACAGCCAGATGATAGTTTGGTTGAAGTTACTTTAGATATATCTGGTCAAAGAGATGATTCACCCATGGTCGAATCTATCTCATCCTTATTAAGAGAAGTTTATTCTAAAACAATTGATAAGAAGAGTTTAACCCTAACAACAAAATATAGctttaaattatacattGATGTCCTTGTGATATCTACATATTCAAACCCCATTTCTTTGATATCAATGGCAATTTTTTCTGCTTTAAATTCTACTTATCTACCGAAATTGGTTTCGTCAtttgatgatattgaagTAGAAGAATTACCAACTTTTCATGATTACGATATGATTAAATTTGATGTCAATCCacctttaatatttctcgTGATAATAGTGGGAAATAACGTTTTCATTGATCCAGCTTTAAACGAAAGTGAAATtgcaaataattctttgataataacttggaatgataataaaatttctcCACCTATTCGTTCACTTGCTCTAAACGATACTTATTGTGAAGGTTTTAAGCCGCAACTTCTACAAAGATCAATGGAGTTGGTGGAAAAATGTGCCAATGGTATAACAGCCATGTTACAAGATGATAAATAG
- the TBLA0B09570 gene encoding putative lipase (similar to Saccharomyces cerevisiae YDL109C and ROG1 (YGL144C); ancestral locus Anc_2.330) has translation MKDKADKDLLFYYKSSLKIGEAERYIITYNLYEGDEIPLDITLSSLWMKLKNLEPLPHRMAYLMGPFTLYCDLRLADYSHNKKIISSIDKPKFISNLQPQQSNICELSVHTIEKKIVWIVDIVSQILFTTNSTTCFEILLGDSKDSLNNANFSKQPVLSSSANVFVTRLTSLDLWNLPQQLSVQLTSNNKNQLSNSITVPSKSKKKHLIVLTHGLHSNVPTDMSYIMEQLYSTQKNFPNEQLIVKGYSNNVCQTEKGIKFLGTNVAKAIINDWYDEDVVKISFIGHSLGGLVQTFTIAYISVMYPWFFEKVEPINFITLASPLLGILTDNPQYINFFLSYGVIGKTGQELSLENDPIMNSPLIYLLSGEPVKKILKLFKRRTIYANAINDGIVPLYTASLLFLDYDDILRNLRKLENTSDLTINDKNWNGNPTINGSPNSVNSTMSQPLFKILRHQSLECGVYFSAQQSNLRTTSVPEVPDQHDICGSNSATASGGNEEQTLSQSNEFPPKTPIKSASTSNLPSKLTKSSIPKISFFESAASVLMPPIPENSYISDPNSRSSIILHDKIYTDEDIPPLDDNEYGDSVYNGSSNILLRAFKISSTINGNRNTKEQKLEENIARRWHEGLSWRKVIVALKPDAHNNILVRRRFPNAYGWPVIDHLIQAHFDGSSTTLEQDSSQLNAIINTAQNTPSSKKHGIEPNKKYAWITRQENPSMFDEGPTGMISTVGEMLESMKKKSQRQMSSQGNSIHAESQPNGINEISELDELDQIDYPNLANLSFGNI, from the coding sequence ATGAAAGACAAAGCAGATAAAGATCTTCTATTCTATTATAAatcttctttaaaaattggtGAAGCTGAAAGATACATCATTacttataatttatatgaaGGAGATGAGATTCCCCTGGATATTACCTTGAGTTCACTGTGgatgaaattaaagaatttagaGCCACTGCCCCATAGGATGGCGTACTTAATGGGTCCGTTTACCTTATATTGTGACCTTCGATTAGCAGATTATTCtcacaataaaaaaattatatcatcTATTGACAAGCCAAAATTTATCTCTAACCTACAACCTCAGCAGAGTAATATTTGTGAATTATCTGTGCATAcgattgaaaaaaaaatagtttgGATTGTCGATATAGTAAgtcaaatattatttactaCCAATAGCACAACATGTTTTGAAATTCTATTAGGTGATTCCAAAGACTCATTAAACAATGCCAATTTTTCCAAACAACCGGTACTATCAAGTTCAGCAAATGTTTTTGTTACAAGATTAACTTCTTTAGATTTGTGGAATTTACCTCAACAATTAAGCGTTCAATTAACCTCTAATAACAAAAATCAATTGTCTAATTCAATAACAGTGCCTTCGAAGTCGAAAAAAAAGCATCTGATTGTATTAACACACGGTTTACATTCGAATGTTCCTACAGATATGTCATATATAATGGAACAACTTTATTCAACACAAAAGAATTTCCCAAATGAACAATTGATCGTAAAAGGCTATTCTAATAATGTTTGTCAGACTGAAAAAggaattaaatttcttgGCACAAATGTTGCCAAGGCAATTATTAACGACTGGTATGATGAAGATGTTgtgaaaatttcatttattgGCCATTCTCTTGGTGGGTTAGTCCAAACATTTACAATTGCATATATTTCTGTCATGTATCCCTGGTTTTTTGAAAAGGTTGAgccaattaattttattacattAGCATCACCGTTATTGGGTATATTAACTGATAATCctcaatatattaatttttttttgtcataTGGTGTTATTGGTAAAACAGGACAAGAATTGAGTCTTGAAAATGATCCGATAATGAACTCCCcgttaatatatttattatctggTGAACCTGTTAAAAAGATCTTGAAACTATTTAAAAGGCGTACCATTTACGCAAATGCAATTAATGATGGTATCGTACCGTTATACACTGCAtctttattgtttttagattatgatgatattttaagGAATTTAAGAAAGTTGGAAAATACTTCTGATCTTACTATTAATGATAAGAATTGGAATGGTAACCCTACTATAAATGGAAGCCCGAATTCTGTAAATTCTACTATGTCACAACcgttatttaaaatattacgtCACCAATCTCTAGAATGTGGAGTATATTTTTCCGCACAGCAATCAAATCTAAGAACTACATCAGTACCAGAAGTACCAGATCAGCATGATATATGCGGATCAAATAGTGCAACAGCTTCTGGTGGTAATGAAGAACAAACCTTGTCTCAATCAAATGAATTCCCGCCTAAGACACCCATAAAATCTGCATCAACTTCTAATTTACCTTCAAAATTAACTAAATCCTCAATTCCTAAGATATCTTTTTTCGAATCAGCAGCCAGTGTATTGATGCCACCCATCCCTGAAAATAGTTATATATCAGATCCTAATTCAAGGTCCAGTATTATATTGcatgataaaatatataccGATGAGGATATTCCACCGTTAGATGACAATGAATATGGTGATAGTGTTTACAATGGGAGTAGCAACATACTACTAAGAGCATTCAAGATCTCGTCTACTATCAATGGGAAtagaaatacaaaagaacAAAAACTGGAAGAAAATATTGCTCGAAGATGGCATGAAGGATTATCATGGCGTAAAGTAATCGTAGCATTGAAGCCAGACGCACATAATAACATACTTGTACGAAGAAGATTTCCAAACGCATATGGATGGCCTGTGATTGATCATCTCATACAAGCCCATTTCGATGGGTCATCTACAACCTTGGAACAAGATAGCTCACAATTGAATGCAATTATCAACACTGCTCAGAACACTCCATCCTCTAAGAAGCATGGGATAGAGCCTAACAAGAAATATGCCTGGATCACACGCCAGGAAAATCCCAGCATGTTTGATGAAGGTCCTACAGGTATGATCTCTACCGTAGGTGAGATGCTTGAATctatgaaaaagaaatcacAGAGACAAATGTCATCTCAGGGCAACTCTATTCATGCTGAATCTCAACCAAATGGAATAAACGAGATAAGCGAACTAGATGAACTGGATCAAATAGATTACCCCAACTTGGCAAACTTATCTTTTGGTAACATATGA
- the MRF1 gene encoding Mrf1p (similar to Saccharomyces cerevisiae MRF1 (YGL143C); ancestral locus Anc_2.331), translating into MYKYLSKNSYLRTYTRLIRYQHNLSSFQNYKIHPRLLTLAEEKCHNESDNISSMSNTQMPKINFVQLKYLTNAYKTQLQELRELKDIIGNEPSLADDAIIEYEQLMQQFQHTSDSLLHALIPEDTTSSRPCLLEIRPGVGGIEAQLFAGELLEMYCGYAVKHNWKYHIAEKNTNEMGNITWAVLKIDQPNSFGKMKYEAGVHRVQRIPASESKGRTHTSTAAIVVRPIIKELYNKNASSLVKLNDVRVDVMRARGKGGQHVNTTDSAVRLTHLPTGITVSMQDERSQNRNKARAFEILEQRLQEREISAKKQDLRDTRKSQVPTIERSEKIRTYNFHQNRVTDHRCNFQTHDLDNVMTGESLDKLIEAMEKYELDQKISDLIGHI; encoded by the coding sequence ATGTATAAGTATCTAAGCAAAAACTCCTATCTTAGAACTTATACTAGATTGATAAGATATCAACATAACTTATCATCATTTCAAAACTATAAGATTCATCCCAGGTTGCTTACATTAGCAGAGGAAAAATGCCACAATGAATCTGATAATATTAGTTCAATGTCTAATACCCAGATGcctaaaattaatttcgttcaattaaaatatttaacgAACGCATACAAAACACAATTGCAGGAGCTTCGGGAGCTAAAGGATATAATTGGTAATGAGCCCTCACTTGCGGATGATGCTATAATCGAATATGAACAATTAATGCAACAGTTTCAGCATACTTCAGATAGTTTGCTTCACGCACTTATACCAGAAGATACAACGTCATCCAGGCCTTGTCTCTTAGAAATACGGCCAGGAGTTGGTGGTATAGAAGCTCAGTTATTTGCTGGGGAGTTATTGGAAATGTATTGTGGTTATGCTGTAAAACACAATTGGAAGTATCATATTGctgaaaaaaatacgaACGAAATGGGAAACATAACTTGGGCTGTACTTAAGATTGATCAACCAAATTCGTTTGgtaaaatgaaatatgaAGCGGGGGTCCACAGAGTTCAAAGAATTCCAGCAAGTGAAAGTAAAGGTAGAACACATACATCAACTGCAGCTATAGTTGTTAGACCAATCATTAAAGagttatataataaaaatgccTCTTCTTTGGTTAAGTTAAATGATGTAAGAGTAGATGTAATGAGAGCTAGAGGTAAAGGAGGGCAGCATGTTAATACTACTGATTCAGCGGTTCGTTTAACTCATCTACCAACTGGTATAACAGTTTCAATGCAGGATGAAAGATCTCAAAATCGAAATAAAGCAAGAgcatttgaaatattagaGCAACGTCTCCAGGAAAGAGAGATAAGCGCAAAAAAGCAAGATCTAAGAGATACTAGAAAAAGTCAAGTTCCGACAATAGAACGTTCTGAAAAGATTCGTACTTATAATTTCCATCAGAATCGAGTAACAGATCATAGATGCAACTTTCAAACTCATGATTTAGATAATGTAATGACAGGTGAATCTTTGGATAAATTGATAGAAGCTATggaaaaatatgaattggatcaaaaaatttcagaCTTGATTGGACATATATAA
- the KIN28 gene encoding TFIIH complex serine/threonine-protein kinase subunit KIN28 (similar to Saccharomyces cerevisiae KIN28 (YDL108W); ancestral locus Anc_2.332) — MEYSKEKKVGEGTYAVVYLGTKQSTNRRIAIKEIKTSEFKDGLDMSAIREVKYLQELRHENIIELVDIFMAYDNLNLVLEFLPTDLERIIKDNSIIFSPSDIKSWILMTLRGVHHCHRNFILHRDLKPNNLLISPNGIIKLADFGLARAIPAAHEMLTSNVVTRWYRAPELLFGAKHYTTAVDIWSVGIIFAELMLRIPYLPGRDDIDQIDVTFRALGTPTDRDWPQVSSFSTYNKLQIYPPPSRDELRKRFIAASERALDLMIGMLMMNPFKRWSAIQCLESEYFKELPEPSDPALFASLANISND; from the coding sequence ATGGAATATagcaaagaaaaaaaagttggTGAAGGTACTTATGCTGTGGTTTATTTGGGTACGAAACAGTCTACTAATAGAAGAATCGCTATTAAGGAAATTAAGACATCTGAATTCAAAGATGGTCTAGATATGTCTGCTATTAGAgaagtaaaatatttacaagaGTTACGGCATGAAAATATCATTGAATTGGTGGATATTTTCATGGCATACgataatttaaatctaGTATTAGAATTTCTACCAACTGATTTAGAAAGAATAATTAAggataattcaataatattttctccATCTGATATCAAGTCATGGATTTTAATGACTCTACGTGGAGTTCATCATTGCCATCGTAATTTCATATTACATAGAGATCTAAaaccaaataatttattaatatctcCTAATGGGATTATTAAACTAGCCGATTTTGGGTTGGCAAGAGCCATTCCAGCAGCTCATGAAATGCTAACCTCTAATGTTGTTACTCGTTGGTACAGAGCCCCTGAACTTTTATTTGGTGCCAAACATTATACGACTGCTGTCGATATTTGGTCAGTTGGGATTATTTTCGCAGAGTTAATGCTAAGAATTCCATATTTACCAGGCCGTGATGATATAGATCAAATTGATGTTACATTTAGGGCTCTTGGAACGCCAACTGATAGAGATTGGCCACAAGTCTCTTCATTTTCCACTTACAATAAGTTGCAAATTTATCCTCCACCATCAAGAGACGAGTTAAGAAAAAGGTTTATAGCAGCAAGCGAACGAGCTCTGGATTTAATGATTGGAATGTTGATGATGAACCCATTTAAAAGATGGAGCGCTATCCAGTGCCTGGAGAgtgaatattttaaagaacTACCAGAACCTAGTGATCCCGCATTATTTGCAAGCTTAGCTAATATATCGAACGATTGA